A single Lactuca sativa cultivar Salinas chromosome 8, Lsat_Salinas_v11, whole genome shotgun sequence DNA region contains:
- the LOC111908518 gene encoding R-linalool synthase QH1, chloroplastic, with protein sequence MALVCLFSISTPLCYKTSYAKRKGFNIYNTLYSSQSNSVPHTMAQPLVRRSANYEPSLWSFDHIQSLSINYKGNDYTSRRDSLIEAVKALICNVRNPLSVLELIDDLQRLGIAYHFPDEICSLLEMIYHNYYQAQDTWNSMSLNHKALGFRLLRQHGYHVPQEIFGNFEDQTQNLKPHLYEDMMCILNLYEASYNSFENESIMDDARDFTARYLKENLENIHENLSSLVTHALELPLHWRVPRVEAIWYIEEYEKRNGMNPTLLELAKLDFNMVQAIHLEDLKHSSRWWRNICWDKKLCFARDRLVENFLWTVGVNYLPHLTFERKTLLKVFAILTTIDDVYDVYGTLDELNKFTDAVNRWDINLVGELPDYMKICFLGFYNSINQMSYNALTRTGFLILPYVKKTWTDLCNSFLLEAQWYHSGYIPTLEEYLENGYVSIGASVILMHLSFLTSINVTEEIMQGMEGTENIVRYSSLIVRLADDLATSSDEIARGDNPKSIQCYMHENGATEEEARRYIELLLIKTWKKLNKARAGAKSQFSQEFNKRATNLARMAHFMYSNGDGHGRPDLKKSHVISLLFNPILGIE encoded by the exons ATGGCTTTAGTGTGTTTATTTTCCATTTCAACTCCCCTATGTTACAAAACATCATATGCCAAAAGGAAAGGTTTTAATATTTACAACACATTATATTCATCACAATCAAATTCAGTGCCCCACACAATGGCTCAACCCCTTGTTAGACGATCAGCAAACTATGAGCCATCTTTATGGTCATTTGATCATATCCAGTCACTCTCTATCAACTATAAG GGAAATGATTACACGTCGAGAAGAGATAGTCTGATAGAAGCAGTGAAGGCCTTGATTTGTAATGTCCGAAATCCATTGAGCGTCCTTGAACTGATTGATGATTTACAGAGACTTGGAATAGCTTATCATTTTCCGGATGAAATATGTTCTCTACTGGAGATGATATATCACAATTACTATCAAGCTCAAGACACGTGGAATTCAATGAGTCTCAATCATAAAGCCCTTGGTTTTAGATTATTGAGACAACATGGTTATCATGTCCCTCAAG AGATATTTGGCAACTTCGAGGACCAGACTCAAAATCTTAAGCCACACTTATACGAGGATATGATGTGTATACTGAACTTGTACGAGGCTTCTTATAATTCATTTGAGAATGAAAGCATTATGGACGATGCTCGAGACTTCACAGCCAGATATCTCAAAGAAAATTTAGAGAACATTCATGAAAATTTATCATCATTAGTAACTCATGCTTTAGAGCTTCCACTACATTGGAGAGTACCCAGGGTTGAGGCAATATGGTACATCGAGGAGTATGAGAAAAGAAATGGCATGAATCCAACCCTGCTGGAGCTGGCAAAATTGGATTTTAATATGGTTCAAGCTATCCATCTTGAAGATCTAAAACACTCATCAAG GTGGTGGAGAAATATATGTTGGGATAAGAAGTTATGTTTTGCCAGAGACAGATTGGTGGAGAATTTCTTGTGGACGGTTGGAGTCAATTATCTACCACACCTTACTTTTGAAAGGAAAACGCTATTGAAAGTTTTTGCCATACTAACTACTATTGACGATGTCTATGATGTGTATGGTACTTTGGATGAGCTTAACAAATTTACTGATGCTGTTAACAG ATGGGATATCAATTTGGTGGGTGAACTCCCAGATTATATGAAGATATGTTTTCTAGGATTTTACAACTCGATAAACCAGATGTCATATAATGCATTGACTCGAACTGGATTCCTCATCCTTCCTTACGTAAAGAAAACA TGGACAGATTTATGCAACTCATTCCTATTAGAAGCACAGTGGTACCATAGTGGATATATACCAACACTAGAAGAGTACTTGGAGAATGGTTATGTATCCATAGGCGCTTCAGTAATACTCATGCATCTTAGTTTTTTGACATCAATCAATGTCACAGAAGAAATCATGCAAGGCATGGAAGGAACTGAAAATATAGTTCGCTACTCATCCCTGATTGTACGGCTTGCTGATGACTTGGCGACATCCTCG GATGAGATTGCAAGAGGCGATAATCCAAAATCAATTCAATGTTATATGCATGAGAATGGTGCTACAGAAGAAGAGGCTAGAAGGTATATCGAATTGTTACTCATCAAGACATGGAAGAAACTTAATAAAGCACGAGCGGGTGCAAAGTCTCAATTTTCACAGGAATTTAATAAGCGTGCTACAAACCTTGCTAGGATGGCACATTTTATGTACTCTAATGGAGACGGGCATGGTCGTCCAGATTTGAAAAAGTCCCATGTAATATCTCTGTTGTTCAATCCAATCCTAGGAATTGAGTAG